TGACTTTGCGAGAATATAGTTTTCCTTTGGAATTACTTTTTGAgactaaattactttattatttattttcattattttaaaaattatttaattttaaatttattttaggtacTATcagattaaattttagtttacatactaattaaaatacatattaagaTTGTTTTATTggaataagtaaataaatagtattttaaaataaatggattgAACTAGATATTTGATAATATGATAGGGACTTTTACTAAAAATGGATATCATTGAAAATTGTAAGGttaataaaatttggattttatgtAATGGGGATGATCACATTTTTAGTGAAGCAAAcgtattaatatattaaaagagcGGACCCAAATAGTATACATTAGTCATACATTTGTATAACACTTAAATCATCATTCTCTATCcctcaatttaaaaaaacaaaacaaaaccaaattgcAAGAGAATGAGCTCCCTTTCATTACATCCAAAATTCATTTTACCAAGCTTCCTTAATCATATTAAGCAAAAATAGGCATGCCCTTCAAAACTTAACTTTCTTTCGAAGCTAACAAGATATTTTCCTCATCTGCCCTAACTCGTTTTTCAATTAAAGGgattaatctatttttaaggTGAAGTCGAACACTACAAAGGATGAAGTTGCATTAAAGTTGAAAAAATGAGGGAACTTAAATTAGCATACATCCCACCAGGACATTGATTTTGAATGAAGAAGCATTTTACCGTTAAAAGGATCAAAGCATCTTCTATATTTccccatttttctttctttaccgAAAGGCTGGAATCGAGCATCAAATCCCAGTCTCACAACTTTTTTCTCCAATACGACGCTATGAACCCAGTTATTCAACTATCAAGTAGGACTGATAGTGTTCCcaaaatttcccaattttcttTTGTCACCTCATGACTTTAGCTTAGAAAATTAGGCTTTTTATAGGGCATTAGGCATATAATATAAAAGGTGAAGGCTTTCTAATATTGGAAATTGGCTGGGAAATTAAGTTAGTCTCTCTTTAGTTTAATTTACCTCAAGCAAACTTTAACTAGCAATACTCAGGAATGCATACAGATACAGGGCATGACAGAAACACCCCAAAAGAGATCAAAAAGGACAAATACCTTCACATTTGTGATCATCTCATCTACTTTTTCAATCACATTTCTTCTTTTGTACTTTCTGCTATCTTAGTAAATTTAGAGACCCTTTAAGGATAAGTCCATAGGCTTTCTATATCTGAAATCTCTGGTGAATCATCTGAAGCGAGTGAGTTGATCCTGGGAGGGGTTACGAGCATTCCTCCTGCCATGTCCACCATCAAATTGGGAAAGTTTAAAAGCTCTTCCTCGTCAATATATTCCTGACCTGAACCAGACTCCATGCAAGTGCTAAAAGTCGACGCGGTACCCTCATTTTGAAGGTTGCCTTGATCCTGTTTTGATGACCCCGTATCTGGCATGGGTAGCCTGGAAGCGGCAGCACTAGCAGCAGCCGCTCGAATATCGGCTGCGGATGTAGAAGCCACTTTTGGATACGAAAGAATCATATCCGGAAAGTTCAAATCCGTGTCGGGACCTTTTAGAGCAATAGCAGCCACATCATACGCGGTGGCTGCCATTTCAGGAGTGGGGTACGTTCCGAGCCATATACGCGTGGTTTTACGCGGTTCGCGTATTTCAGATACCCATTTGCCGCTCCTGCTTCGTATTCCCCGATAACTAGAATGCCTTCTATATTGAACAGGGTTTGGCGTCGGGATGGAAGGTAGGTTGCTGTGATTTGGCAACTGCACAAGATCGAGCGTAGAGTCGGGGATTTGAGGGGCTGGTGGGTTCTCTTCGGGGGACAAATTGGCCATATCTGTGATTCTACATTTGCGTGCATGTATGTATGCGTAGTAGGTAGAGTGAGTGATAGAATGGTTAAGGGTTTGGAAACAGATGGGTTGGATTTTATAGGGGGTGGGGAAGCTTATAAGGCGTGGAGAAATCGCGGTCACTTTTTGGATGCGATGGTGAGACCGAGATAGAGGTTTAACAGCCTACACGTATTGGGGgcaaaaactttgaaaaatgaaTTAGCTGTAACTTACCTGTTCGCCCTCCCCATGTCCCCTCTAATTACATATGACTAGATTTTGgagaatttttcttttcaatttataatcCTAATCCTAATCCTAATCCTAATCCTAATCCTactcattttatctaataattcACAAAACCAGTTATAAACAAtttcacattatatttttaaaatttgtaattaaatcattcttTTATCTAATTCACAATTTTCAAAAGTGTTTTGGAACCCAAACAGtttttatctaatatttatatttccttattaaaatttatttcaaatatataacattgcatatttaaatttgtaatcgCTATATTGcaatatttaaaatctaatttatatattcaaattaagctttatattaattacttgaaaatatttaaaattatgtttactatatcaaattattattatttttatgttgctACTAAATTATCATATTagtaatgaatttgaatattatttaaatgcaacATTATatctgaaataaatattttatcttaaaacaTTTAGCATTAATAATTCTGGATGAAAACAATGGGGATTATGATATactcctatttttatttaagtaaatattgaaGTTTGGTTGACATGACAAAATGTAAGACACATTTTTAAAAAGCATGTTCAAATCATGATGGTTGGATCCAAAcaatcttaaaatttattaattaaaaaacttgcAAAACTTTTGTTACCATTCTcactctttctttcttttttttctcacaTTCGCAGGATACTTGTGTTctctcaatttcattaattaatttaagggaaattcttttcattgtttatgttatattaattcaatttaaggtaatttcataaattactTTAGGTATGCGAGCAGTTGGGTTGCAAAGCCAACAATGTGAATTGATGGACTGAAGCCAGACCCCATCGGTCCAACTCTAAGgtccttctttttcttcctcaaaTCCTGTtagatttaaagaaaattcaattgttttgatatcattattagtttaaaatatatgatgataaaaattgtgttaatatttaTTCTAACTTAAAAGCAATTGATAGTgccattaataataatttgaaaatagtatcataatttgtgaaatctttcttgctTCGACTTTTACatatttgtgtatatttatatatatgaattccCCACAAATTTTCTACTTGACCTTTGGTGTTTAGCCCATTGGGCAAGAGAAATTCATGTCAATGAGATCATTTGTGAAGTATATACAATTTGATTGACATCTAGAGAAATTGGATGTCGCTGTTATCACCAACGAACAAAGTACACTCTCCTGTGCTTTTCTTCTCCCTCCATTCCCATGTCTCGCAATTCATGTTCATATTCCAAACTTTGGCTCCAATCATATCCCATATTCCCCTACCAAAGTCACCTCATTATTTTTTCAACCAACAATTGTGCACTGTACAATATGTTTTTGTACAAAATTTACTAGCTCTACATTATGATCTAAGGGcaaatataaaatgtgattCATCAGCCAGATTAAAACAAACAACTCCACCCTTGCAACCAACTGCAAAAAAGTGATGTTGACAGTATATAACATCATGAAGCATGCCCCCGTCATGGTAGATGTAAGTCCATTCTCTACTTGGCCTAATATAAGCCAGATGATCATAGGAACCAAACATAACCATGATTGTTTAATTGTCAGGACTCGATGTTGAGTTGGCAAAAAGTACAACCTTGCAAATGTGATAATCACAGTTTGGAACCAAAAAACTATTAGGGATGTACTTGCAAATGTGATAATCACAGTTTGGAACCAAAAAATTATTAGGGATTAGAAGTTTTAGTGGAGGAAGAATAATGTAAGTATTTGGATTGGAACTGATTTGTTTGTCGGAGACCAAATACAATGGATTGAGTAAATGAAGAGCTAAATCCTCATCCACAATGACCAACTATCCGTGGGAAGAGCCAACAAATCGATCAGCATGAGATATATGGAATCGGAGTGGAAGAAGCTTGTTATCTTTGATGCTATATAGTTAGGGAGCTTTGGAGGCAGCATGTGCCACGCCACCAAATCGCAAATTGTCTGACATTGAAACTCCCTAAGTAGAATTGCCTAATTTGCATCCAAATTACAAAATCAGTAGCTATTAAATAATGCAACTCACCtgaattcatatttaattattgtagaGAGAATTTGATATTGTGTTAGCGacttaaattgttaattatgaGTCATAAATATGTATAGATATAAATTAGAAACGCGAGTAATTAGATCTTAACCCGAAAACCCAACCCTGAAATCCAAAGCCCTATTAGATCTAAAACCCTAtggatattttaaatttaaaaacaatttgcCCCTTTGgatcaaatatttaataaataactttttaaagttttgataTAGAATTTAGTTTAGAACTCCATTGGTCGGGGTAATTCAATGGCGACCACCACTCCCTGGCCTTTTTGCTAACCCTGTTCTGGTTTTGGTTATCATCCTAATGAACCTTACTCTAATTTCTCTAtttctacttttctttttcctcatcATAATACCTAAATTCATCCCACTTAACCCtctaactttttcctttttaatgtCTTATCAGATTTGTAAtcattcatttgattttttgctaatattttttaaactataattaatattgttaatatttaCCTAAATACTGTGTTAATCTTGTTAACTGTCTTTTACCTTTGTAGTccttttatgtattaatttgatataaaattgatatttagcGCTTAAATTTGACTATTTTTCATCTCCATTTGACggtttttacaattttaatcctAAACATGGATTCTCTTAAAATACGATGGTGTAGtattttaagattatattatgtaattattttttaattttaaaaaattttgaattgtttaaaattatatatataattttttcaaacaatttcattatagaTTCGATCATATCTAttctttttaacacaatatCTATAATTACTCATAATCCTTTTCCAACCCATAATTAGAAAGATAATACGCTTCAGTGCACTCTAACACACATCCTCCTGTATTGACAATAATAACCATGCCAATCAACTAAGACTTAATCGACTATAATTTTTAAGTGAGgacataatataattttaaagtatcgTGTCATCACactttaataaactttaaagtcaagaccaaatttttaaaaaaaacctaaatttcgAAATTAACGTGAAGGAATAGAATTTTaggaatcaaattaaaataaattaggctaaaattgattttatctctattaattaacattaaaaattggtctCAGAAACAAGCGAACAGTACAGAACccgaattaaatataaaattaaatttttggctGAGTCAATGCTTCGTCCAAAGGAATGGAAGAATAAGCCTGATAAAAATATAGTGAAAActgaaaatatgaaaagggCGCGTGTTTTACAGATCCCTGGAGGAGCGTATGGTTTGTGTGTTTTAGAAATGTGGATCATTGTGTACAAAATCCAAGTCTCTCCTTCACCTCCCTCTCTCTTTCCCATACACTTTTACTCAAAAAAAGAACAATCCCCATAAACCATGGCTTAAGTGCACGTGTAGTATAAGGGCAATGAACCATGGGCCTTTTCCGGCGACTCTTTGGCGTGGGAAACTAGTGTGTATGTACCGTCTAATGTAGAGGCCTAGAGGGACTGCGGATTTtctatttcaatattatttgtCCTGTTCTAATAGAAATCTTGTGATTTTTCCAATATATAGGGACTATGAGGTAGcgaaaaatatgcatataaaaaaaacatatgagGATACTTTACTGAATtttagtgagaatttatttttcgTGAGTActcattcaaatttataaaattaatgaatttttggttTTCTCATAGAGAAACTACTAGAAagttttagttttcattttgtgTCTGGTTCTAGATAAGAACTCACTCTCTTAACATCCAAGGGTTTAAGAATAGcggaaaaaataatttgatcgtaagctaaaaaaaattaaatattagatcCAAAAGTCATACAGGACGCTCTAGCTTTGAAACACAAATACTAAATCTGATAATTTGGTgagatttattattatagagTCAATcttatggaaaaattttaaagttttggtaGATCggataaataatttttccaacaacATCATTGTTAATggataaataatcaaaatgcgGAAAACGTAATACGTCTTTACGGCTTACTCTTAATTTTATTACGAGAAATTGTAATCAGGTTGCGGACTGGTTATTAAGAAAAACTCAAAACAAAACTTGTTTGCTTGATTAGACTCAGTCTTCCCCTACAGAGCTGGAGTTCATATTGGGTAAAAAGAAAGTCAAATTATATAACACCTAGTTATGACGATTTCAACAAACCATTTTGGTTTCCTTTAATGAAATTCAAcctttcatttaaaaaaaagaaaagaaaatttgaacaGGTATATTAAAAAAAGGTTGAACAATTCCATAGATGCTagagatgataaaataagaaaaagaagaaaacatgcAAGATTATAGAATGTAAACGACTATCCATAGAtgctttaaattttcttttggttattTATGGTTAGactttttatatttgttatgtCAGCTTTGGTAATGagttattaattgtattaaaagTTTACCTATTAAAGGTATTATATTTGACGGTCAACCAGGTAACTAATGTGGCAAAGGAGATTTAcgtgaattttttttctttttttttgggtatgAAAAGGAAGCTAGTAGCCAATAATAcaattcactacaccaaaacaggtttttagcggcgatTGGATAAAAATGCCGCTAAGGATCGATCATTAGCGGCACTTCACAGAATACGCCgctgaaaataagcattagcggcaaTTCCCAGAAAGCACTGCAAAAAACCTAAGCACAACGATGCCATTTTCTGAACATTCAGggtttagcggcgttttcgagaaagcaccgcaaaaaaacctaagcccaacgacgccgtttcctGAGCATTGGGGaattttgcggcattttttatGATGCGCCGCTAACGCTTAGGgactttagcagcgtttttgtgAAAGCGCCGCAACAAAACCTAAGCCAACGACGTATTTTTCCTAGCATTGGGggattttgcggcgtttttgataaTGCGCCGCTAAAGCTATCGCAATCTATAGCATCCTATGTAAGTGCAACTTTAATCGAACGAGGAAGTGGTGGAACAAGTAAAAGCCAACCGGCCTCTTAATAGCCTCCTTTGCCACACTATCCGGCACCATGTTAGTTTCATGGATTATGTGCTTCACCTCACGCCCGATGATGCTGGAAGCTGCTGTTTGGGAAGCAACAGCTTTAATGGAAGCAGTTGTATCACTCTCCactaatagttttttttattcccCATCTCATGCCAACCTTACCCAAAATTTACCCACCGGTAGTATAATAGAGGGATATACAGACGACTAAACTCAACGTTATATTAGAATTTGATTTactccaaaatttatattattattttaattttatatggaaataattaatcattctaaaaagttaaaactttagacatcaataaaataatgttacatCATCCATTTTAAAGATGAGAAAgtattattatattcatttatatttaatattactttgaagtcattaatttttaaaataaacaaacacgttttcttcttttatatttttatcattttattttttccaaaatttgctttttaggtttttaaatttttttctttattttcaatattcttttttgatttttatttttatacgaACTACCCATAATTCCTCCTAACcattaaataggaggataaatgGGTTTCAACACACTCAAACCTACATTCTCCTCCATTGCCAACAATGTCAATGCCAACcaaattaagactcaattgacttcttataattttttatttgttcttttaattttaattatttatttcagatttttcaactttttccttaTGGTTTTCTCTACCGTACAGTGTTAAtgtatttccttttatttataattttaattaatttaattaaaggagtgtataataatattttatctttaaaaattaatgacgtgacaatattttttaatacttaaaagaTTTAGTTTTAAGATgattctaatataaattattctcattttatatgaatatttatatatttctatgattaaatttaaataaaaatagttttgaaatcattttgttTAAACTCGGGGTAGCGCGTAAATAAAAACATCTTGTCCAAGATCAATCCATCCATGAACAacctaataataaaaatatttataaaaaaatgccaattttaataaataagttatgtatATCTCCAATGAATAGCGCTAATTGTATCTAATATTGATGAACAGGAGTGGCGTAAGTTGGATCCATGTAGAGTTATTTCTTGAAGTAAACGCAACCCCAAAGTTATTATAAAAACTGTCGTTGGCTGGGTTATGTTGTTTCCAATACATTCCAtttaattttaccataaaataaaattacgcGCAAATCTTATCAcaacatttattatatatgatcagttataatttttttttatgatttactttAACGAAGGCTctctttcaaaaatatttaatgattggACTATGATTTGAAgtgtaaaaatttatataattttaatagcttggtcgaatcgagtgaaattaaaaaaattaaatatatcaaattaagaTCTTGTTatagtataattaattttatgttagatcacataaatttgaaaccatatatatttaaaaaaatcaaagtaacataataaacttgaatcattaattaatttatcgaTTTGAGTTTGAACACCAACTTCTATTTTGCATGTGTTTTAGTATATACAACTATCCTATGCATCAAACGGAAATGCAAATTGCTTTTGTATAATATAagtcactaatttattaaattt
The window above is part of the Gossypium raimondii isolate GPD5lz chromosome 9, ASM2569854v1, whole genome shotgun sequence genome. Proteins encoded here:
- the LOC105800111 gene encoding ethylene-responsive transcription factor ERF027; amino-acid sequence: MANLSPEENPPAPQIPDSTLDLVQLPNHSNLPSIPTPNPVQYRRHSSYRGIRSRSGKWVSEIREPRKTTRIWLGTYPTPEMAATAYDVAAIALKGPDTDLNFPDMILSYPKVASTSAADIRAAAASAAASRLPMPDTGSSKQDQGNLQNEGTASTFSTCMESGSGQEYIDEEELLNFPNLMVDMAGGMLVTPPRINSLASDDSPEISDIESLWTYP